TTGAATTTGTGCTGCGCGAAAATAAGTTGAATTTATCCGAAACAATTTTTTGGGACGACTCGCTGCAACATATCGAAAGCGCTCAAACACTGGGCATCCGAACCATTACCATTAGTCCCGAAAATACAATCGAACAGCTTGTGGCGGGTCTAGATTATTGACCGGAAATATAATTCTGCAAATTTTCGATGGTAATTTTTTGCTCTTCGATGATGTGTTTTACAAGGTCGCCAATGGAAATAACACCTAATAACACCTCATTTTCAACAACCGGCAAGTGACGTATGCGGCGTTCGGTCATGAGTACCATGCAATCGTCTACACTGTTGCCGGGTTTCACGGTTATTAACTCATCGGAGGTCATAATCTCGCTGATGGGAGTTGTTTTTGAAGACTTGTCCTTCAACACAATTTTACGCGCGTAATCACGCTCTGAAAATATTCCAACCAATTTTTCTTTATCTTTTACAACGATGGCACCGATATTTTTCTCGGCCATTATGCGCAAGGCGTCACGTACCATTGTATCGGGCGACACAGAAGCTACATCGCTTCCCTTTTGTTTTAAAATGTAAGAAACCGTTTGCATAAAAAGAGAGATTTAGTGAATACTAAAATGGATAGGGGCAAACGAATTTACGCATTTTTTGAGAATACAAAATTATGTAAGGCTATTTCCAAAGCAAAAAAATACATTTACACTACAAAACCAATTCGCATAGAAAAATGAAACAAGTTGAAATTGCCGATACTCCCGAAAAAATTTTAAAATGTTGGGAGGTAATATATGCCTTGCGCCCACACCTTGTTCAGGAGGAGTTTGTTGCCCTTGTTCAGAAAATGCAATCCGATAAATTTACCTTGCTCTTTATAGAGGAAGCAGGAAAAGCGGTGAGTGCAGCCGGTTTTGTGGAAGGAGTAAAACTCCACCGCGGCAAATTTATTTACATCGATGACTTAAGCACTTTACCATCGCATCGAGGAAAAGGATTGGGTACTGCCTTATTGGATTGGATTTTTGATTACGCGCTAAAAAATAATTTTAATCAGGTACATTTAGATTCCGGCGTGCAACGATTTGATGCGCATCGGCTTTATTTAAATTATGGGTTCAACATTTCGAGTCATCACTTTGTTAAAGTAATTCAACCAACATAAAAATATGAAAAAATCACTTTTTACCTTATTTGCCTGCTGCATTACGGGCATGCAGTTATTTGCTCAAACACAACACAGTTGCTGCAGCATGCCTGCTACACAGGAATTTGCCATGCTCGGCAAAGACAAGTCTTTTGGTGCTTCGCATTTAGCTCCCTTGCCCTTTAATTACGAATCGCCAAAAGGGAAAATGATTACACTTGCCTGCGATGATAAGAAAGATGCGGGGGCTTTTGAAATAAAATCAGAGAAGCCCACCCAAAATTATTTATTTGTATTTCAAGAATGGTGGGGCTTAAATGATTACATCAAGCAAGAAGCTGAAAAACTACAAAACGAGTTGGGTGATGTAACTGTAATAGCGCTCGATTTATATGATGGCAATGTAGCCACCACTC
The sequence above is a segment of the Bacteroidota bacterium genome. Coding sequences within it:
- a CDS encoding CBS domain-containing protein; its protein translation is MQTVSYILKQKGSDVASVSPDTMVRDALRIMAEKNIGAIVVKDKEKLVGIFSERDYARKIVLKDKSSKTTPISEIMTSDELITVKPGNSVDDCMVLMTERRIRHLPVVENEVLLGVISIGDLVKHIIEEQKITIENLQNYISGQ
- a CDS encoding GNAT family N-acetyltransferase, which codes for MKQVEIADTPEKILKCWEVIYALRPHLVQEEFVALVQKMQSDKFTLLFIEEAGKAVSAAGFVEGVKLHRGKFIYIDDLSTLPSHRGKGLGTALLDWIFDYALKNNFNQVHLDSGVQRFDAHRLYLNYGFNISSHHFVKVIQPT